Proteins co-encoded in one Yamadazyma tenuis chromosome 1, complete sequence genomic window:
- the PDX1 gene encoding pyridoxine biosynthesis protein (COG:C; EggNog:ENOG503NYQ0) — translation MLRTTASHSIRAAKSQFHTSARIAAASIFRMPAMSPTMTEGGITAWKVKPGESFAAGDVLIEIETDKATIDVEAQDDGILWEILANNGDSGIPVGKPIAYLAEPNDDLATLEKPPAEEEPTREAITPEASKPSPSKSEPAPAKSAPVPSSGSVITKANPNQKLFPSVELLLHKHHISPEDAFAKIEASGPNGRLLKGDVLAYLGEIQKDSVVSVANFIHEKQHLDLSNIVLKEPEASKPAEKAADKPAEPVKPKNILTLKVSAPLDVPNDQFRYAFENSIHSAITRTYAARFPEFATSPSGSSIISNADDIFDDLLAAPPTKSRFQVYDISYKFPTSNLNRLFAPIDAFDDLMSTPGKEVNSGSGSGSGVVDVEFKVKFDDKLTDSVEFVEYFQNSLLEQIPSKSLNVVE, via the coding sequence ATGTTAAGGACAACCGCTAGCCACAGCATTCGGGCAGCCAAAAGCCAATTCCATACGTCGGCTCGAATCGCTGCCGCCTCCATCTTCCGCATGCCTGCCATGTCTCCCACCATGACGGAAGGTGGCATCACCGCCTGGAAAGTCAAGCCCGGCGAATCTTTCGCTGCTGGAGATGTTTtaattgaaattgaaactGATAAGGCCACAATCGATGTGGAAGCCCAGGACGATGGAATTTTGTGGGAGATTCTTGCTAACAACGGTGACTCCGGGATCCCAGTGGGGAAGCCTATTGCCTATTTGGCAGAACCTAATGACGACTTGGCTACTCTTGAAAAACCACCTGCGGAGGAAGAACCCACCAGAGAAGCAATAACCCCCGAGGCCTCCAAGCCTTCTCCCTCTAAGCTGGAACCAGCTCCCGCCAAGTCAGCCCCAGTACCTTCGTCTGGTTCTGTAATCACTAAAGCCAACCCCAACCAAAAGCTCTTCCCATCGGTTGAACTATtgctccacaaacaccataTTTCTCCTGAAGATGCCTTCGCTAAGATAGAGGCCTCGGGACCTAACGGTCGTCTTTTGAAGGGAGATGTGTTGGCGTACTTGGGAGAAATCCAAAAAGACTCGGTGGTATCGGTCGCCAACTTCATCCATGAGAAACAAcacttggacttgtcaaACATCGTGTTGAAAGAACCTGAAGCTTCCAAACCCGCTGAAAAGGCTGCTGATAAGCCCGCAGAGCCTGTCAAGCCAAAGAACATCTTGACATTGAAAGTATCTGCTCCTTTAGATGTGCCAAACGATCAATTCCGTTATGCATTTGAAAACTCCATTCATAGCGCTATCACCAGGACGTATGCCGCTCGGTTCCCCGAATTCGCCACGTCTCCTTCAGGTCTGTCCATCATACTGAATGCAGACGACATTTTCGACGACTTATTGGCTGCTCCTCCCACCAAATCGAGATTCCAGGTCTACGACATCTCCTACAAATTCCCAACCTCAAACCTCAACAGGTTGTTTGCACCAATTGACGCTTTCGATGACTTAATGTCTACTCCAGGCAAAGAGGTGAACTCCGGCTCCGGCTCAGGCTCCGGCGTGGTTGATGTCGAGTTCAAGGTGAAGTTTGACGACAAATTGACTGATTCAGTGGAGTTCGTCGAGTACTTCCAAAACAGCTTATTGGAACAAATTCCCAGCAAAAGCTTAAACGTGGTTGAGTGA